The genomic DNA TGCTGTACCGGATCTGGTACGGCCCCTCGATGCTGGACCGCGCCGTGGCCCTGGACGTGGCCGCGGCGCTCATCATCGCCGGCATCGGCGTCAAGGCCGCCCACGACCGCGACTCCTTCTACTTCCCCGTGATGCTGGTGCTCGCCTTCCTCGGATTCACCGGCTCGGTGGGCATCGCCCGCTTCATCGCCGTACGCGACCGGCCCGCGGTGCGCCCGGACGGCCGGCAGGACCACCGGTGAACGCCTGGGCCGAGGCCGCCGACCTGGCCGGGACCGTCCTGCTGCTCCTCGGCTGCCTGCAGTGCCTCCTGGGTGTGATCGGGATGGTCCGCTTCCCCGACGTGCTCTCCCGCAGTCACGCCGCCACCAAACCGCAGACCCTCGGGATGCTCCTCGTCCTCACCGGGGTGGCGCTGAGGCTGCGCCACGGCACCGACGTGGGCACCCTCGCGCTCATCGCCTTCTTCCAGTTCCTCACCAGCCCCGTCGCCTCCCACCTGGTGGCCCGCTCCGCCTACCGCACCGGGCAGACGGGGTCCCGGGGCCTGCTCCGGGACGACCTGGACCCGCAGCTGAGCGACGGGGACCCGCGCGAGGAGTAGCCCCGGGGAGCGGTCAGTCCACGCAGCCCACGTGCGCCAGCGCCTGCTTCAGCAGCACCCCGTGCCCGCCCGGCATCTCGCTCCGCACCGCCTCCGACAGGGCCTCGCGCGGATCGAACCAGACCAGGTCCAGCGCGTCCTGGCGCGGCCGGCAGTCACCGGTCACCGGCACGACGTAGGCGAGCGAGACCGCGTGCTGCCGGGGGTCGTGGTACGGCGTGACACCGTGCGTCGGGAAGTACTCGGCCACCGTGAACGGCTGGAGCGAGGACGGTACCCGGGGCAGCGCCACCGGGCCGAGGTCCTTCTCCAGATGACGCAGCAGGGCGTCCCGGACCCGCTCGTGGTGCAGCACCCGCCCGGAGACCAGCGTCCGGCTGACCGTCCCGTCGGGCCCGATGCGCAGGAGCAGGCCGACGCTGGTCACTTCGCCGCTGTCGTCCACCCGCACGGGCACGGCCTCGACGTACAGGATCGGCATGCGGGCGCGCGCCATTTCGAGTTCGTCGCTCGTCAGCCAGCCCGGCGTGGTTTCGGTCATGTCAGACATCGCTTGATCATACTTTCAGCCGTTGGTGCTTCCCGGGCGGCGCTCCGGGACTGTGACCCGTCCCACGCCGCTCAGCCGTCGTCCGCCGGACCCCCGGGCAGCCGGTAGACCCGCCGGGCATTGTCCCGTCCCGCCCAGCGGGCCAGGCGCAACGCGTCCGGGAGGGACAACTCGTCGGCGTCCAGCCGCTCCTGCAGCAGACCGGCCAGTCCCTGCCGGAAGGCCAGCGCCCCGAGGTGGTGGAACTCGGCCAGTCCATAGGCGTCGGAGCTGTGGAGCAGCTTGCGGAACGGGGTGATCTCCAGTGCCTCCGCGAGGACCGCGCCCGCCCGCGCGGGGCCGACGTGGTGCAGGGTGAGCCCCACGTCCAGGTACACCCGCTCGAAGACCGCGGAGAGATAGGCCGCCTGGCGCTGGTAGGGCCAGCAGTGCAGCAGCAGGACCGGGATGGTGCCGGCGGTCAGGTGCAGCCAGTCGGTCAGCAGGGCGGGGTCCACCCGGTGCAGGCGGATGTCGCTGTCGCCGAACCCGGTGTGCAGTTGCAGCGGCCGGCCGAGGTCCACGGCGGTCCACAGCAGGTGCCGCACGAGCACCGGGTCGTCGAGCCGGCCGCCGCCGCGCGCGAGCCAGCGCCGGGCGGCCTCGGTGACCTCGCCGGGCGAGGGGCGGGCCGGGTCCAGGTCGAACCCGGTGCGGTAGGCCGCCACCGACTTGACCGCCACCACGCCCGGCCGCCGGACCGCCTCCCACGCGGCCGAGCGGAACGCGCGCGCGTACCCGTCCGGTTCGACACCGCCCGCCGCCACGGCCTCCGCGACGCCCTCCAGCCGGACCACTTCGTACGCCCTCGCGTCCGCCGCCTCGGCCAGCCCGGCCGGACTCGTCACCGGGTGCGGGGCGTACCCCGTGTCCACACAGAACGCGCCGGTGCGCGCGGCCCGCAGGAAACGCCGGTTGACCTCGGCGGCGCCCAGTTCCGACCGCCGGGCCAGGTACGCGTCGGCGGGTGAGTGGCGCGGCAGACCGAGCACGGGCGCGCAGTGGCGGCGCACGGCGAGGCCGACCGGGCTGTCGAAGGGGGAGACGCCGGGCCACGCCTCGCCCTCCGTGAGCAGGGACTCGAAACCCGCGCGGTCCAGGTCGTCCGTGACGGCGCCGTGGCAGTGGTGGTCCACCAGCTCCAGCGCGGCCAGCCGCTCGTGCACGGGTCCGGCGGCCATCTCAGTACTTCCAGCGGTAGGCCGCCGCCACACCGTCGTCGTCCAGCCCCTCGACCGACCGGGCCTCGCCCAGCCGTACGGCGATCACCGCGTCGGCCAGCACCGGACCCAGCGCCTCGCGCAGTACGCCGTCGGTACGGAAGGCGGCCACCGACTCCGTGAGCGTGACCGGCAGCCGCCGCACGCCCCGGGCAGCGGCCTCGGCGGCTTCGAGCCGGGCCGGGTCGCCGGTGATCTCCTCGGGCAGCGGGGCGGACGCGGTGAGCCCGTCCAGTCCGGCGGCGATCACCGAGGCGAGGGCGAGGTAGGGGTTGGCGGCGAGGTCGACCGGCTTCACCTCCAGGTTGGCCGCGCGGTGGCGGATCCCGGCGGTGCCGGTGACGATCCGCAGCGCGGCCTCGCGGGTCTCCCGGCCCCAGGCGGTGAACACCCCGGCCCACTGCGAGGGCCGCAGCCGCAGTCGGCTGGCCGGGCTCGGCGCGGTCAGCGCCGTGAGCGCCGGGAGGTGGTCGAGCACCCCGGCCACGAAGGACTCCGCCTCGGCGGTCATGCCGTACCGGCCGGTCCCGCCCGCGTGCAGGTTCCTCCCGTCGCGCCAGGCGGAGAGGTGGAGGTGCCCGCCGTTGCCGACGCCCTGTCCGAGGACCGCCGGGGCGAAGGAGACCCGCAGCCCGTGCCGCCGGGACACCGCACGGATCGTCTGCCGCACCAGCACGCTGTGGTCGGCCGCCGCCACCGGGTCGAGCGCACCCACCGAGACCTCGAACTGCCCCGCCGCGTACTCGGGATGGAACTGCTCCACGTCCACGCCCTGCGCCGCCAGCGCCGCCAGCAGGTCGGCGGCGCAGTCGCTCAGCTCGACCTGCCGGGCCGCGCCGTACGCCGGTCCGGACACCGCCGGGACGAACGCGCCGCCGTCCGTGTCGTCCCGGCCCACGACCCACTCGATCTCGACCGCGGCCCTGAACGTGATGCCGTGCCGCTCGGCGGAGCCGGCCGTGGTGCGGCGCAGGACGGTGCGCCCGCACGCCGGATGCGGGTCGCCCTCCTGCGTGATGCGGTCCACCGGCGCCCATGCCCAGCCGGGCTGCGCCGCGAGCACGGTCAGCCGGTCGAGGTCGGGATAGAGGCGCAGGTCGCCGTCGGGGGAGCCGAGGACGTCCGTGCCGACGATCGAGTCGTCGGCCAGGAAGGTGTCGAACACCGGCGACATGCCCACGCCCCAGGCAGCGGCCGTGGCGAGCCTGGCGGTGGGCACGGTCTTCACCCGCGCGATCCCGGCGGTGTCGACGTACGCCAGCACCACGCCGTGCACGCCCCGTCCGGTCAGCTCCCCGCTCAGTGCGGTGGCCCGCTCGACCTCGCCGGGGCGCCCGCCGGGCACGGGGTCGCTCTCGCTCACGTGTCGGCTCCTTCGCGCGTGCGCCGTCCGTCGCGCACCATTGTGCCGTCCGGTGATCACCCTGTCCGGGTTTCGCCGGATGTGCGCTCGACGCGGCGAAGGCCGGCCGGGATCAGTCCATGGGGGTCGGCTGTGGGGAGGGGGTCCCGCCGTCCAGGACGGTCCGCAGACGCTCGGTGCCCTGCCGCACCGCCTGTTCGACCGAGTCGGTCTGCCCGCCCTCCAGGCCGCCGCCCATGACGGTGACGGCGGAGGTGTCGACGCGCACCGTGGCGATGTCCAGGGTGAGCGTGACGGGGCCGCCGTCGGCGTCCCCCCGGACGCTCACCCGCAGCCCGGTACGGGCGTCGCCCACGTCGGGCACCGACGTCTCGGTCACCTGGACCGTGCGCTTGGCGCCCCCGGAGCCGGTGGCGGTGAACTCGTCACAGGTGTCCGGCAGG from Streptomyces sp. CB09001 includes the following:
- a CDS encoding monovalent cation/H+ antiporter complex subunit F; protein product: MTTLHAVEDAMLVAALAMILVAGVLLLYRIWYGPSMLDRAVALDVAAALIIAGIGVKAAHDRDSFYFPVMLVLAFLGFTGSVGIARFIAVRDRPAVRPDGRQDHR
- the mnhG gene encoding monovalent cation/H(+) antiporter subunit G — its product is MNAWAEAADLAGTVLLLLGCLQCLLGVIGMVRFPDVLSRSHAATKPQTLGMLLVLTGVALRLRHGTDVGTLALIAFFQFLTSPVASHLVARSAYRTGQTGSRGLLRDDLDPQLSDGDPREE
- a CDS encoding NUDIX hydrolase family protein, with protein sequence MTETTPGWLTSDELEMARARMPILYVEAVPVRVDDSGEVTSVGLLLRIGPDGTVSRTLVSGRVLHHERVRDALLRHLEKDLGPVALPRVPSSLQPFTVAEYFPTHGVTPYHDPRQHAVSLAYVVPVTGDCRPRQDALDLVWFDPREALSEAVRSEMPGGHGVLLKQALAHVGCVD
- a CDS encoding amidohydrolase family protein; the encoded protein is MAAGPVHERLAALELVDHHCHGAVTDDLDRAGFESLLTEGEAWPGVSPFDSPVGLAVRRHCAPVLGLPRHSPADAYLARRSELGAAEVNRRFLRAARTGAFCVDTGYAPHPVTSPAGLAEAADARAYEVVRLEGVAEAVAAGGVEPDGYARAFRSAAWEAVRRPGVVAVKSVAAYRTGFDLDPARPSPGEVTEAARRWLARGGGRLDDPVLVRHLLWTAVDLGRPLQLHTGFGDSDIRLHRVDPALLTDWLHLTAGTIPVLLLHCWPYQRQAAYLSAVFERVYLDVGLTLHHVGPARAGAVLAEALEITPFRKLLHSSDAYGLAEFHHLGALAFRQGLAGLLQERLDADELSLPDALRLARWAGRDNARRVYRLPGGPADDG
- the glnA3 gene encoding gamma-glutamylpolyamine synthetase GlnA3 — its product is MSESDPVPGGRPGEVERATALSGELTGRGVHGVVLAYVDTAGIARVKTVPTARLATAAAWGVGMSPVFDTFLADDSIVGTDVLGSPDGDLRLYPDLDRLTVLAAQPGWAWAPVDRITQEGDPHPACGRTVLRRTTAGSAERHGITFRAAVEIEWVVGRDDTDGGAFVPAVSGPAYGAARQVELSDCAADLLAALAAQGVDVEQFHPEYAAGQFEVSVGALDPVAAADHSVLVRQTIRAVSRRHGLRVSFAPAVLGQGVGNGGHLHLSAWRDGRNLHAGGTGRYGMTAEAESFVAGVLDHLPALTALTAPSPASRLRLRPSQWAGVFTAWGRETREAALRIVTGTAGIRHRAANLEVKPVDLAANPYLALASVIAAGLDGLTASAPLPEEITGDPARLEAAEAAARGVRRLPVTLTESVAAFRTDGVLREALGPVLADAVIAVRLGEARSVEGLDDDGVAAAYRWKY